A portion of the Limibacter armeniacum genome contains these proteins:
- a CDS encoding sugar-binding protein, with amino-acid sequence MLFIPLWLNAQSDGLPRGAYQMPYTRYEAEDASFSGTLYQANAFDQSQTASEASNQKYVGLPSNGSAVTFTTTTSGQGVTMRFTMPDAAGGDGINGTLAVYVNGNLDQVVDVSSYWAYQYLATGSIHPSNSPGAGNKVRMRFDEVHFKLNQNVTAGSTITIAKNASDGTEYGIDFIEVEPVPAAIQKPAGFLDIRDYGAVANDTGDDLPALESCMAAAAASGTGVYIPEGTWYLDFRWIVPQSNVTVTGAGMWHTNLYFSNNDQFGGGIYGDGATNVTMGNFYINTVNNDRMDYHEGYSEAPGTPYKIYKAFMGTFAQSNIHDVWQEHFEVGIWMGDYDHMPRNIAMNTTFSRMRIRNNYADGCNFANGSSFCVLEHSNVRNGGDDGMAVWPDGSGTTVFAEGNIFRYNTVEHIYRAGGAALFGGSNHEIHHCIIKDGFAGSGIRLTTDFSTPESPKFKASGLMKIYENTIIGCGTSYDLWDRKRGSIEINVPQGLNNVLFENIDILNSQRHAIQIEGNGFNDVNFNNITVDGTGKDATVRNIAGDVYGGLAMMVQANSGTLTVNKIAMSDIESVNEDGNKDILNRNAGFNLNVIDTQIDLTGITLSPAPVDMVVGETEQIAIGFNPTNATNKGVTWSNSNPAVATFDAQSLQVTGVGTGTTTITATSVENPSITASTTVTVSAAVNIIATDNQASESGDTGEFTIAISSTSQNITVNYSVGGTASASDYAANPALTGSVTLTPTNLSQTITINPTDDTSFEGQETLQLTLLPGTGYQLGGNTSATISISDNENPPCTAPVIGYIATAPSIDQNIDAVWSTAPAKGISNATIGGTPGDYTGQWKALYDANNLYVLVEVSDATRTNDSGSEWWNDDVVEIFIDGNNSKGTTYDGLNDFQLGFRWNDATVHAGGNSVQNTSGINFSMYAAGSGYVLEAAIPWSTIGTTPVIGTQIGFDVAVDDDDNGGDRDAQMVSIATTDAGWSNPSIFGSIYLTDCSGAPSNQVPSVNAGSDQTVVAGTTSVNLNGSATDPDGDALTYTWSQVSGPAASISNAASAGTSVTGLADGNTYVFRLTVNDGEITASDDVQVIVNSPAANQAPTAEAGSNQILAAGSTSANLSGSGADPENGTLTYAWTQVSGNAVTISSTNSAATAVSGLTDGNSYTFRLTVSDGELSATDDVTLTVNNPGSTGGGGDGTSRGAYMMPYTRYESDASSLGGGAVLMGPSFDQTKVESEATDQVCAKLSAVNSFVKWTTTAAGQGLVMRFSMPDAAGGGGQSGKLALYVDGNFVQDIDVSSKWAWQYFSPNPGDGTKHPSNTPIAGYTSRMKFDEVRVKLASQIPVGAEVKIQKTSASGNIDYVVDFVELEPIEPVIPQPTNSLSVLDYGADGTDLNSDQEAFQNCIQAAITQGKSVYVPAGHFRIGRLWVDGSNLTFQGAGIWHTDLYCYNASSNNGGFETRGSNLHFQDFHLGSENTTRTDAYKAFVGLYTNSTIERVWVEHFEVGAWIANYQSTDVTDGLVISNCRFRNNYADGVNFAKGTRNSICEHSDMRNNGDDAMATWSADGPSASVNNEFRYCTAENTWRAAGIGFFGGGGHKGHHLIIKDNVETGIRVNSDFPVNHQFSTTEWMEIYETTVIGCGTNANLWFNRYGAVDIFTRLYNVQNLRLRNVDILNSQKDAIMIYDVASNYTITNVELINVTIDGAGMDGNANNYTSGDYDDYQGHGLLVLPEVDGFMTTQNLNIYNTPTASIQNESDPNFLINTLGNQAVTGVSLSPQNFSLAEGQTQQLSTNIQPANATNQNVTYATSNANVATVNAAGLVTAVAPGTATITVTTEDGGFTATTSVTVNAAVNITATDASAAEGGNTGTFVISTSSIAQNITVNYSVGGTASSSDYSSSPSLSGSVTLTPSNPSQTITITPSDDAEFEGAETLQITLLSGSGYQLGGSTSATVTIADNDFPPCTAPIIGYASTTPAIDQSIESVWGSAPSKNISNTTIGGTPGDYSGQWRALYDNNNLYVLVEVGDATRTNDSGANWWNDDVVEIFIDGDNSKGTSYDGLNDFQLAFRWNDASVNVGGNSVQNTTGISFSMYASGSGYVLEAAIPWSTIGTTPNIGTAIGFDVAVDDDDNGGDRDAQVVSIATSDAGWSNPSLFGSIYLTDCSGVPSNQAPSANAGNDQSLASGSTSASLSGSGADADNDPITFAWTQVSGASVTINNASSANATVSGLADGNTYVFRLTVSDGSLSSSDDVTVTVGSPSSVPVSGVSVSPTSVSLSEGNTQQLSATVAPSNASNQAVSWSSNNTSVATVSGSGLVTAVAAGSATITVTTADGGYTASSTVTVTSSGGGSASAYRIRNVWQNTYLADGGDRVTYNTTASGSNFEWELEDVGGGYVEIKNVGTGEYMHIENLTGYVQATTRTFGWYSSRWAVEDAGNGESRIRNAWQSNNYIHVENLQGHAQHGTIYDAWGSAKWVLEPVGGSSSRVAGFTREQLDVSEKLNVYPNPMNADYFTISFNGQVDAQSVVQFYDLTGALIRTEKLTGQKTTLNRGKMPSGIYLLRIQAQGERFTKKLLIK; translated from the coding sequence ATGCTGTTTATACCCCTGTGGCTAAATGCGCAAAGTGACGGATTGCCACGGGGTGCCTATCAAATGCCTTATACTCGCTACGAGGCAGAAGATGCATCTTTTAGCGGCACACTTTATCAGGCAAACGCTTTTGACCAGTCACAAACGGCTTCAGAAGCCTCCAACCAAAAGTATGTAGGATTGCCGAGCAATGGCAGTGCCGTAACATTCACCACCACAACATCGGGTCAGGGGGTGACCATGCGTTTCACAATGCCTGATGCGGCAGGAGGTGACGGCATCAATGGAACATTGGCAGTGTATGTCAATGGCAACCTTGATCAGGTAGTGGATGTGAGTTCGTATTGGGCTTACCAGTACCTGGCCACTGGAAGCATCCATCCTTCCAACAGTCCCGGTGCGGGAAACAAGGTAAGGATGCGCTTTGATGAGGTGCACTTCAAACTGAACCAGAATGTAACAGCAGGAAGTACCATCACCATAGCCAAGAATGCGAGTGATGGAACAGAATATGGGATTGACTTTATCGAGGTAGAACCTGTGCCTGCTGCCATTCAGAAGCCGGCAGGATTTCTGGATATCCGTGATTATGGAGCGGTAGCCAACGATACTGGCGATGACCTTCCGGCACTGGAAAGCTGTATGGCGGCTGCGGCTGCAAGCGGAACAGGTGTCTACATTCCGGAAGGAACATGGTACCTAGATTTCCGATGGATAGTCCCACAAAGTAATGTTACCGTAACGGGTGCTGGTATGTGGCATACCAACCTGTACTTCTCCAACAACGACCAGTTTGGGGGTGGTATCTATGGAGATGGTGCTACCAATGTGACCATGGGTAATTTCTATATCAATACAGTCAACAACGACCGTATGGATTACCATGAAGGATACAGTGAAGCACCAGGGACGCCATACAAGATTTATAAGGCGTTTATGGGAACCTTCGCGCAATCCAATATCCATGACGTATGGCAAGAACACTTCGAGGTGGGAATCTGGATGGGTGACTACGATCATATGCCTCGTAACATCGCCATGAACACCACATTCTCCAGAATGAGAATCCGTAACAACTATGCGGATGGCTGTAACTTTGCGAACGGATCCTCTTTCTGTGTACTGGAACATAGTAACGTCCGTAACGGCGGTGACGACGGGATGGCAGTATGGCCTGACGGCAGTGGAACCACTGTATTTGCAGAAGGAAATATCTTCCGTTACAATACTGTAGAGCATATTTACCGGGCGGGTGGTGCTGCCCTTTTTGGGGGAAGTAACCATGAGATTCACCACTGTATCATCAAGGATGGTTTTGCGGGTTCCGGTATCCGACTGACTACGGACTTCTCAACCCCTGAGTCTCCCAAGTTCAAGGCTTCAGGGCTGATGAAAATCTATGAGAACACCATTATCGGCTGTGGTACAAGCTATGACCTGTGGGACAGGAAAAGAGGATCAATCGAGATCAACGTACCGCAAGGACTGAACAATGTGTTGTTTGAGAACATTGATATCCTGAATTCGCAGCGACATGCCATTCAGATTGAAGGAAATGGCTTCAATGATGTGAATTTCAATAACATCACGGTGGATGGCACCGGAAAGGATGCAACAGTCAGAAATATCGCTGGTGATGTGTACGGCGGTCTGGCAATGATGGTACAGGCCAACAGCGGTACGCTCACCGTGAACAAGATTGCCATGTCAGATATTGAGTCAGTCAATGAGGACGGCAACAAGGATATCCTGAACCGCAATGCTGGCTTCAACCTGAATGTGATTGATACGCAGATTGACCTGACGGGTATCACCCTGTCACCAGCTCCGGTAGATATGGTAGTAGGGGAGACTGAGCAGATAGCCATTGGCTTTAACCCAACCAATGCTACCAATAAGGGCGTGACTTGGAGTAACTCAAACCCTGCTGTAGCGACATTTGATGCACAAAGCTTGCAGGTGACAGGAGTCGGGACAGGAACAACGACCATTACGGCAACTTCTGTAGAGAATCCTTCCATCACGGCAAGTACAACGGTGACGGTTAGCGCAGCGGTCAATATTATTGCTACGGACAATCAGGCGAGCGAAAGTGGTGATACAGGTGAGTTCACCATTGCCATTTCATCGACTTCACAGAATATCACGGTAAATTACTCAGTAGGCGGTACAGCTTCTGCTTCAGACTATGCAGCCAATCCAGCCCTGACAGGTTCGGTAACGCTTACGCCAACCAATCTGTCACAGACCATTACGATAAACCCTACCGATGACACCTCCTTTGAGGGGCAGGAAACCTTGCAGCTGACCCTACTTCCGGGAACAGGTTACCAGTTGGGTGGTAACACTTCGGCTACGATTTCCATTAGCGACAATGAAAACCCTCCTTGTACTGCTCCGGTGATCGGTTATATCGCGACAGCGCCATCCATTGATCAGAACATAGACGCAGTATGGTCAACCGCTCCTGCCAAAGGAATCAGTAATGCGACGATTGGCGGAACACCAGGTGATTATACAGGACAGTGGAAAGCACTTTACGATGCCAACAACCTGTATGTACTGGTGGAAGTGAGTGATGCAACGCGCACCAATGACTCAGGTTCCGAATGGTGGAATGACGATGTGGTGGAAATCTTTATTGATGGAAACAACAGCAAAGGCACTACCTATGATGGCTTGAATGACTTCCAGTTGGGATTCCGTTGGAATGATGCCACAGTCCATGCAGGAGGCAACTCTGTTCAGAATACTTCAGGGATCAACTTCAGCATGTATGCGGCAGGTAGTGGTTATGTATTGGAGGCAGCCATTCCTTGGTCTACCATAGGTACTACACCCGTGATTGGTACGCAGATCGGTTTCGATGTAGCAGTGGATGATGACGATAACGGGGGAGACAGGGATGCGCAAATGGTATCGATCGCAACAACAGATGCAGGCTGGAGCAACCCAAGTATTTTCGGATCGATTTACCTGACTGACTGTAGCGGTGCACCAAGCAATCAGGTGCCATCGGTAAATGCAGGCAGCGACCAGACTGTGGTGGCAGGCACCACTTCTGTAAACCTGAATGGTTCAGCGACAGACCCAGATGGTGATGCCTTGACCTACACATGGAGTCAGGTGAGCGGTCCGGCAGCTTCAATCAGCAATGCTGCTAGCGCAGGCACGTCAGTAACAGGACTGGCAGATGGCAATACATATGTATTTAGGCTGACGGTTAATGACGGAGAGATTACCGCATCTGACGATGTACAGGTAATTGTTAATTCGCCAGCAGCCAATCAGGCACCGACAGCTGAAGCAGGCAGCAACCAGATACTGGCGGCAGGCTCCACTTCAGCCAACCTAAGCGGTTCGGGAGCTGACCCTGAGAATGGTACACTAACTTATGCATGGACACAGGTAAGTGGTAATGCGGTAACCATCAGCAGCACCAACAGTGCAGCCACTGCGGTATCAGGTTTGACAGATGGCAATTCATACACCTTCAGGTTAACAGTAAGCGACGGTGAACTGAGTGCGACAGATGATGTTACCTTGACGGTGAACAACCCTGGCTCTACAGGAGGTGGCGGTGACGGAACCTCAAGAGGTGCCTATATGATGCCATATACCCGATATGAGTCAGATGCCAGCTCGTTGGGTGGAGGTGCTGTCCTGATGGGACCATCTTTTGATCAGACCAAGGTGGAATCAGAAGCAACCGATCAGGTTTGTGCCAAATTAAGCGCTGTAAATTCCTTTGTAAAATGGACAACCACAGCAGCGGGACAAGGTTTGGTAATGCGTTTCAGTATGCCAGATGCAGCAGGTGGTGGTGGACAGAGTGGCAAGCTGGCACTGTATGTTGACGGAAACTTTGTGCAGGATATTGATGTCAGCTCGAAATGGGCATGGCAGTACTTCAGCCCGAATCCGGGAGATGGTACCAAGCATCCATCCAATACACCGATTGCAGGTTATACTTCCAGAATGAAATTCGATGAGGTGCGTGTAAAACTGGCTTCGCAGATTCCAGTAGGCGCTGAGGTGAAAATCCAGAAGACAAGCGCTTCAGGCAATATCGATTATGTGGTGGACTTTGTGGAGCTGGAACCAATTGAGCCAGTGATTCCTCAGCCTACCAACTCCCTGTCTGTACTGGATTATGGGGCAGACGGAACAGACCTGAACAGCGATCAGGAGGCATTCCAGAATTGTATCCAAGCAGCGATTACACAAGGAAAATCTGTATATGTACCGGCAGGACACTTCAGAATCGGAAGACTTTGGGTGGATGGCAGTAACCTGACATTCCAAGGGGCAGGTATCTGGCATACGGATTTGTACTGCTACAATGCCTCTTCCAACAATGGTGGTTTCGAGACAAGAGGTTCTAACCTTCACTTCCAGGACTTCCATTTGGGTTCTGAAAACACTACGAGAACGGATGCCTACAAAGCTTTTGTAGGACTGTACACAAACTCTACTATTGAGCGTGTTTGGGTAGAGCACTTTGAAGTAGGCGCATGGATTGCCAACTACCAGAGCACAGATGTGACAGATGGATTGGTGATCTCAAATTGCCGTTTCAGAAACAACTATGCAGATGGTGTAAACTTCGCAAAAGGTACCCGTAACTCGATCTGTGAACATTCCGATATGCGTAACAATGGGGATGATGCAATGGCTACTTGGTCTGCGGACGGGCCATCAGCGAGTGTGAACAACGAGTTCCGTTACTGTACAGCGGAGAATACGTGGCGTGCGGCAGGTATCGGTTTCTTCGGTGGCGGAGGTCACAAAGGGCACCACCTGATCATCAAGGATAACGTCGAGACGGGAATCCGTGTGAACTCTGACTTCCCTGTCAATCACCAGTTCAGCACAACAGAGTGGATGGAAATCTATGAGACAACCGTGATTGGTTGTGGTACCAATGCCAACCTGTGGTTCAACCGTTATGGTGCCGTGGATATCTTTACAAGGCTCTACAACGTGCAGAACCTGAGACTGAGAAACGTGGATATCCTGAACTCACAGAAGGATGCCATCATGATCTACGATGTCGCTTCCAACTATACCATCACCAACGTGGAGCTGATCAATGTGACGATCGATGGCGCAGGTATGGATGGCAACGCCAACAACTATACATCAGGTGATTATGATGATTATCAGGGGCACGGTCTGCTGGTATTGCCGGAAGTGGATGGTTTTATGACCACCCAGAACCTGAATATCTACAACACACCAACGGCTTCCATCCAGAATGAGTCGGACCCGAACTTTTTGATAAACACGCTAGGCAATCAGGCGGTTACAGGTGTAAGCCTTTCACCACAGAATTTCTCTTTGGCTGAAGGACAGACGCAGCAGTTGTCTACGAATATTCAGCCTGCCAATGCGACCAACCAGAACGTGACCTATGCGACATCCAATGCGAATGTGGCAACAGTCAATGCAGCAGGTTTGGTGACAGCGGTAGCTCCAGGTACGGCGACTATCACTGTGACGACAGAAGACGGAGGCTTTACGGCAACCACTTCGGTAACGGTGAATGCAGCCGTGAATATTACAGCAACGGATGCATCAGCTGCGGAAGGTGGCAACACGGGTACATTCGTGATCAGTACGTCCAGCATTGCACAGAACATCACGGTAAATTATTCGGTAGGTGGTACAGCTTCAAGCAGTGATTACAGCAGCAGCCCATCACTGAGCGGTTCTGTAACACTGACGCCTTCCAATCCTTCCCAGACAATTACCATTACCCCTTCGGATGATGCTGAATTTGAGGGAGCGGAAACCTTGCAGATTACACTGCTGTCAGGTAGTGGTTATCAGTTGGGAGGCAGCACATCGGCGACGGTTACCATTGCGGACAATGACTTCCCGCCTTGTACGGCTCCTATCATTGGCTATGCTTCTACTACTCCTGCAATCGACCAAAGTATAGAGTCGGTTTGGGGAAGTGCTCCATCCAAGAATATCAGCAATACAACGATTGGTGGAACACCAGGTGATTATTCTGGTCAATGGAGAGCGTTGTATGACAACAACAACCTGTATGTACTGGTAGAAGTTGGAGATGCAACCCGTACCAATGATTCAGGTGCAAACTGGTGGAATGACGATGTGGTGGAGATTTTTATCGATGGGGATAACAGCAAAGGGACTTCTTACGATGGTTTGAATGACTTCCAGTTGGCATTCCGTTGGAATGATGCCTCGGTTAATGTAGGAGGCAACTCCGTTCAGAATACGACAGGCATCAGTTTCAGTATGTATGCATCAGGAAGTGGTTATGTACTGGAAGCAGCCATTCCTTGGTCTACAATCGGTACAACACCGAATATCGGGACAGCAATCGGTTTTGATGTGGCAGTCGATGACGACGACAACGGCGGTGACCGTGATGCACAAGTCGTTTCTATCGCGACAAGCGATGCAGGTTGGAGCAATCCAAGTTTGTTCGGATCGATCTACTTGACCGACTGTAGTGGTGTGCCAAGCAATCAGGCGCCATCTGCCAATGCAGGCAACGATCAGTCTTTGGCTTCAGGTAGTACATCAGCCAGTTTGAGTGGCTCAGGTGCTGATGCTGACAATGACCCGATCACTTTCGCCTGGACGCAGGTAAGTGGCGCATCAGTTACAATCAATAATGCAAGCAGTGCCAATGCAACGGTATCAGGCTTGGCAGATGGCAATACTTATGTGTTCCGATTGACTGTCAGCGATGGTTCATTGAGCAGCTCGGATGACGTAACTGTTACAGTTGGTTCTCCAAGCTCCGTACCGGTATCGGGTGTGAGTGTCTCCCCAACATCCGTATCATTGAGCGAAGGAAACACACAGCAGCTGTCAGCAACAGTAGCGCCATCCAATGCAAGCAACCAAGCTGTTTCGTGGAGTTCAAATAATACATCCGTAGCAACGGTGAGTGGTTCCGGTTTGGTAACAGCAGTAGCGGCAGGGTCGGCAACCATCACGGTAACGACAGCAGACGGTGGTTATACAGCAAGCAGCACGGTAACAGTTACCTCAAGTGGAGGAGGAAGCGCATCTGCATACCGTATCCGAAATGTATGGCAGAATACCTATCTAGCGGACGGTGGCGATCGGGTTACCTACAATACGACAGCATCAGGCAGCAACTTTGAGTGGGAGCTGGAAGATGTAGGTGGTGGATATGTGGAGATCAAGAACGTAGGAACTGGAGAGTATATGCATATCGAGAACCTGACAGGTTATGTGCAGGCTACCACCAGAACATTTGGCTGGTACAGCTCACGCTGGGCAGTGGAAGATGCAGGAAATGGAGAGTCAAGAATCCGCAATGCGTGGCAAAGCAATAACTATATCCATGTGGAGAACTTGCAAGGACATGCGCAACACGGCACCATCTATGATGCATGGGGAAGTGCCAAGTGGGTACTGGAACCTGTTGGTGGTTCTTCTTCGAGAGTTGCGGGCTTTACAAGGGAGCAACTGGATGTGTCTGAAAAATTGAACGTTTATCCAAACCCAATGAATGCGGATTACTTTACAATCAGTTTCAATGGGCAAGTGGATGCGCAATCAGTGGTTCAATTCTATGACCTGACAGGTGCATTGATCAGAACTGAAAAGCTGACTGGTCAGAAAACGACCTTGAACAGGGGCAAGATGCCATCAGGTATTTACCTGCTGCGCATTCAGGCTCAGGGAGAGCGTTTCACCAAGAAGCTGCTTATTAAATAA